In Pseudomonas deceptionensis, a single window of DNA contains:
- a CDS encoding NAD(P)/FAD-dependent oxidoreductase produces MTVPIAIIGAGIAGLAAANTLHKAGHAVHLFDKSRGSGGRMSSKRCDVGVLDLGAQYFTARDRRFVDEVQQWQAKGWAIEWEPHLYHYKNGQLTPSPDEQTRWVGKPRMSAITRGLLGHLPVSFSCQITDLIHGEKHWHLLDAEGDEHGPFSHVIIATPAPQATSLLASAPKLASTAAGVKMEPAWAVALAFESPLDTPMEGCFVQGSPLDWLARNRSKPGRDSQPDTWVLHATSAWSKQNLDLPKEAVIEQLHGAFAELMHFPTPAPIFSLAHRWLYARPAAAHEWGALADADLGLYACGDWCLSGRVEGAWLSGQEAARRLIEHLA; encoded by the coding sequence ATGACTGTACCTATCGCGATTATTGGCGCCGGCATAGCCGGGCTGGCAGCAGCAAACACACTGCACAAGGCAGGGCATGCGGTTCATCTTTTCGATAAAAGCCGTGGCAGCGGCGGGCGAATGTCCAGCAAACGCTGCGACGTCGGGGTACTGGACCTGGGGGCTCAGTATTTCACCGCGCGAGACCGGCGCTTTGTCGATGAAGTCCAGCAATGGCAGGCCAAAGGCTGGGCCATCGAGTGGGAGCCGCACCTGTACCACTATAAAAACGGCCAGCTAACCCCCTCCCCCGATGAGCAAACCCGCTGGGTCGGCAAGCCGCGTATGAGCGCCATCACCCGAGGCCTGCTGGGGCACTTACCGGTGAGTTTCTCGTGCCAGATCACTGACCTGATACACGGTGAAAAGCATTGGCACCTGCTGGACGCGGAAGGTGACGAACACGGCCCTTTCAGCCACGTGATCATTGCCACCCCGGCGCCGCAGGCCACCTCCCTGCTGGCCAGCGCGCCCAAATTGGCAAGTACCGCAGCCGGCGTAAAAATGGAGCCTGCCTGGGCAGTCGCCCTGGCCTTCGAGTCTCCGCTCGACACGCCGATGGAAGGTTGCTTCGTACAAGGCAGCCCGCTGGACTGGCTGGCCCGCAACCGCAGCAAGCCCGGGCGTGACAGCCAGCCCGACACCTGGGTTTTGCACGCGACCAGTGCATGGAGCAAACAAAACCTCGATTTGCCCAAAGAGGCGGTCATCGAACAATTGCACGGTGCTTTTGCCGAGCTGATGCACTTCCCCACCCCTGCCCCGATTTTCAGCCTCGCGCACCGCTGGCTCTATGCCCGGCCAGCCGCGGCCCATGAATGGGGAGCCCTGGCCGATGCCGACCTGGGCCTGTACGCCTGCGGTGACTGGTGCCTGTCGGGACGGGTAGAAGGAGCATGGCTAAGTGGCCAAGAGGCCGCACGCCGACTGATCGAGCACTTGGCGTGA
- a CDS encoding TIGR02450 family Trp-rich protein, translating into MNRINPRKLLLSKWTAAVPHNREKHFLVTQLFCDEEGTVLDIELQAVLTQRNQRLTWQSLQDAGAWKMGWQ; encoded by the coding sequence GTGAACCGTATCAACCCCCGCAAATTGCTGCTGTCAAAATGGACAGCAGCGGTGCCGCATAACCGTGAAAAACACTTCCTGGTCACCCAGCTGTTTTGCGACGAAGAAGGCACCGTGCTCGATATCGAACTGCAAGCGGTGCTTACCCAGCGCAATCAGCGTTTGACATGGCAAAGCCTGCAGGATGCGGGCGCATGGAAAATGGGCTGGCAATAA
- a CDS encoding DUF523 and DUF1722 domain-containing protein, whose translation MASTVSSHTKPKIAISACLMGAEVRFNGGHKESRLCSQALSEHFDFVPLCPEVAIGLGIPRQPIRLIGDPAQPQAVGSVDATLNVTQALHDYGVTTAAALTDICGYIFMQKSPSCGLERVKVYQDGGRPAELSGRGIYAQAICAAHPDLPVEEDGRLNDPVLRENFLTRVYAYSAWQALLNAGITRRSLTEFHARYKYQLMANHPAQYKILGNLLGNLGKSDACKIAPLYFSELMKALKQCATRRTHTNVLQHISGYLKRSISAEDKQEMQLLITQYLHGIVPLVVPLTLLKHHFRRHPTPYISSQVYLQPHPENLSLRNAI comes from the coding sequence ATGGCCAGCACCGTCTCGTCTCACACCAAACCGAAAATCGCCATCAGCGCCTGCTTGATGGGAGCAGAAGTTCGCTTCAACGGTGGGCACAAAGAGTCGCGACTGTGCAGTCAGGCCCTCAGTGAACACTTCGATTTTGTACCCTTGTGCCCTGAAGTCGCCATCGGCCTGGGCATTCCGCGCCAGCCGATCCGGCTGATTGGCGACCCGGCTCAGCCGCAGGCGGTTGGCAGTGTCGATGCGACCCTGAACGTGACCCAGGCGCTACACGACTACGGGGTGACGACGGCCGCCGCGCTTACCGATATTTGCGGCTACATCTTTATGCAGAAGTCACCGTCCTGCGGGCTTGAGCGGGTCAAGGTGTATCAGGACGGCGGGCGCCCCGCCGAGCTGAGCGGGCGCGGAATCTACGCCCAGGCAATTTGCGCGGCACACCCTGACTTGCCCGTGGAAGAAGACGGCCGCCTAAACGACCCCGTACTGCGCGAAAACTTCCTGACCCGGGTGTATGCATACAGCGCCTGGCAGGCGTTGCTCAATGCGGGCATTACCCGCCGCTCACTGACAGAATTTCACGCCCGCTACAAATATCAGCTCATGGCCAACCACCCCGCGCAGTACAAAATCCTGGGTAATCTGCTCGGCAACCTGGGCAAGAGTGATGCATGCAAGATCGCCCCGCTGTACTTCAGCGAACTGATGAAAGCCCTCAAGCAATGTGCAACACGTCGCACCCACACCAATGTGCTGCAACACATCAGCGGGTATCTCAAACGGTCCATCAGCGCCGAAGACAAGCAAGAAATGCAGCTGCTGATTACTCAATACCTGCACGGCATTGTGCCGCTGGTGGTGCCACTGACACTGCTCAAGCATCACTTTCGCCGGCACCCGACCCCCTACATTTCAAGCCAGGTCTATCTGCAACCGCACCCTGAAAACCTCAGCCTGCGCAATGCGATCTGA